One part of the Coffea eugenioides isolate CCC68of chromosome 10, Ceug_1.0, whole genome shotgun sequence genome encodes these proteins:
- the LOC113748751 gene encoding MDIS1-interacting receptor like kinase 2-like: MGSLANHQNPSFELLLLLLISVLALQFASASVEEAEALLKWKASFSNLNNTLLTSWNLQNTRNHPKASVSPCTWFGVSCIDGSVSTLNLTNLRINGTLYSFPFSSLPNLEKADLSMNELSGSVPPQVSKLSKLKYLDLSYNKFSGTIPPEIGLLTNLQFLHLNENYLNGSIPQEIGQLRSLVELVLCTNNITGPIPASFGNLKNLNYLYLYENQLSGSIPREIGNLNNLVEVDINNNQLTGPIPASIGNLNNLVLLHLFENALSGSIPPEIGKLKKLQSLSLWGNKLTGPIPTSLGNLRDLTLLHLYLNQLSGSIPEELGNLKSLVKLEVTENQLNGLIPTSLGNLIELKTLSLRQNQLSGSIPPELGKLTKLVVLGMDENQFSGHLPEGLCSSQTLQDFSVNNNSLSGPIPESLKNCASLVRARFDGNQFTGNLSESFGIYPHLEFIFLSNNSFSGELSNNWGRCKNLTTLSIANNSITGHIPPEFGNLPSLGFLDLSSNQIAGEIPKELGKLKSIQRLLLNDNQLSGGIPLELGSLTDLFSLDLAVNLLNGSIPGSIGECQRLTFLNLSSNSLSHSIPSQLGKLIHLDLLDLSHNFLIGEIPTEFGSLNSLETLNLSHNNLSGVIPKALAELPGIQHIDLSFNELEGPIPCGKAFANAIIEQLKGNKGLCGNITGVRPCDSPQLVKKHENGQKLALIIALPLVGALMLFSAFAGILFFHEKRKGDPTVKDGEVKGGDVFSISLFDGKEMYENILKVTQDFDPTFCIGKGGHGSVYKANLPPANTVAVKRLHHLSESADQEGFLKEIRALTKIRHRNIVKLQGYCSSAKYSFLVYEYLERGSLAKLLSIEEEAKKLDWQKRIKIIKGIAHALSYMHHDCSPPIVHRDISSNNVLLDSEYEAHVSDFGTAKLLKIDSSNWSAVAGTYGYVAPELAYTMRVTEKCDVYSFGVLTLEVIKGSHPGDFIPHLTSPTSVNIQLKDLMDQRLPYPGQEVEETLVSILKLARACLNVDPQSRPTMHMISSLLSMGAQALPKHLHGDFQLS, encoded by the exons atgggtTCTTTAGCTAATCATCAAAACCCATCGTTCGAACTTCTTCTGCTCCTGCTTATCTCAGTTTTGGCTCTCCAATTTGCTTCAGCTTCTGTTGAGGAGGCTGAAGCCCTTTTGAAATGGAAAGCCAGTTTTTCAAACCTGAACAACACCCTCCTAACATCTTGGAATCTTCAAAACACTCGTAATCATCCAAAAGCAAGTGTCAGCCCTTGCACTTGGTTCGGTGTGTCGTGCATTGATGGCAGTGTAAGCACGTTAAACCTCACAAATTTAAGGATCAATGGTACGCTTTAcagttttccattttcatcTCTTCCAAATCTTGAAAAGGCTGATTTAAGCATGAATGAACTTTCTGGCAGCGTACCTCCTCAGGTAAGCAAGCTTTCGAAGCTCAAATATCTTGATTTGTCCTATAATAAATTCTCTGGAACCATCCCACCTGAAATTGGCCTCTTAACCAACCTTCAATTCCTCCACTTGAACGAGAACTACTTAAATGGCTCAATTCCTCAGGAGATTGGCCAGTTAAGGTCTCTCGTTGAGCTTGTCTTGTGTACAAACAACATTACGGGCCCTATTCCTGCCTCCTTTGGCAATCTGAAAAACTTGAATTATTTATATCTCTATGAAAATCAACTTTCAGGTTCTATTCCTCGTGAAATTGGAAACCTCAACAATCTTGTTGAGGTTGACATCAACAACAACCAGCTGACAGGCCCTATTCCAGCCTCGATTGGTAACCTGAATAACCTAGTGCTTTTGCATCTTTTTGAAAACGCCCTATCTGGTTCCATTCCTCCTGAGATAGGAAAGTTGAAAAAACTCCAGAGTCTGAGCCTATGGGGAAATAAGCTCACTGGTCCAATCCCAACTTCACTAGGTAACCTAAGGGATCTGACTCTTTTGCATCTATATCTGAATCAACTTTCTGGTTCAATCCCGGAAGAGTTAGGCAACCTGAAGTCTCTGGTCAAATTGGAAGTAACTGAGAATCAACTTAACGGGTTGATTCCTACTTCACTTGGCAATTTGATAGAATTGAAAACTCTGTCTCTTCGCCAGAACCAACTTTCTGGCTCCATTCCCCCAGAGCTAGGGAAACTGACAAAGTTGGTTGTCTTGGGAATGGATGAAAATCAGTTCTCTGGTCATTTACCAGAAGGGCTATGTAGCAGTCAAACTCTTCAAGACTTCTCTGTCAACAATAACAGCCTTTCTGGTCCAATTCCAGAAAGCTTGAAAAACTGTGCAAGTTTAGTCAGAGCTCGATTTGATGGGAACCAGTTCACTGGGAACCTGTCTGAATCGTTTGGTATTTATCCACACCTTGAATTTATCTTTCTTAGCAACAACAGCTTTTCTGGGGAGCTCTCAAACAACTGGGGTAGATGCAAAAACTTGACAACTCTTTCAATTGCAAATAACAGCATCACAGGTCACATTCCTCCAGAATTTGGGAATCTGCCTAGTCTGGGCTTCCTTGATCTTTCTTCAAATCAGATAGCTGGGGAGATTCCAAAGGAACTTGGGAAGCTGAAGTCCATTCAACGGCTGCTTTTAAATGACAACCAACTCTCGGGTGGTATACCTCTAGAGTTAGGATCACTGACAGATCTATTCTCTCTCGACCTAGCAGTGAACTTATTAAATGGATCAATTCCAGGAAGCATAGGAGAGTGCCAGCGACTAACCTTTTTGAACTTGAGCAGCAATAGTTTAAGCCACAGTATTCCATCCCAGTTGGGTAAGTTAATTCACCTTGACCTTCTTGATTTGAGCCACAATTTCCTCATCGGAGAGATACCAACTGAATTTGGAAGTTTGAACAGTCTGGAAACGTTGAATCTCTCCCATAATAACCTTTCAGGTGTCATTCCAAAGGCTTTGGCAGAATTGCCCGGTATTCAGCATATTGATTTATCTTTCAATGAGTTAGAGGGTCCAATTCCTTGTGGAAAAGCATTTGCAAATGCCATTATTGAACAACTTAAAGGGAATAAAGGTTTGTGTGGCAACATTACAGGGGTACGACCGTGTGATAGTCCTCAATTGGTCAAAAAGCATGAGAATGGGCAGAAACTTGCTCTCATAATTGCACTCCCTCTTGTTGGAGCACTCATGCTTTTTTCTGCGTTTGCTGGAATTCTCTTTTTTCACGAAAAAAGAAAGGGAGATCCAACAGTGAAAGACGGGGAAGTAAAGGGTGGAGATGTGTTCTCTATATCCTTATTTGATGGCAAAGAAATGTATGAGAACATCTTAAAAGTGACGCAGGATTTTGATCCAACATTTTGCATAGGGAAAGGAGGTCATGGAAGTGTTTACAAGGCAAATCTTCCACCGGCTAACACAGTGGCTGTAAAGAGACTCCACCACTTGTCTGAGTCTGCAGATCAAGAAGGTTTCTTGAAGGAGATAAGGGCCTTGACAAAGATCAGGCATCGAAACATTGTGAAGCTTCAGGGTTACTGCTCAAGTGCCAAATACTCGTTTTTGGTTTATGAGTACCTTGAAAGAGGCAGCTTGGCTAAACTTTTGAGCATTGAAGAAGAAGCTAAAAAATTGGATTGGCAGAAAAGGATAAAAATCATTAAGGGCATTGCTCATGCTCTGTCCTACATGCATCATGATTGTTCGCCGCCTATAGTTCATCGAGACATTTCAAGCAACAATGTTTTGCTTGATTCAGAGTATGAAGCTCATGTTTCAGATTTTGGCACGGCTAAGCTTCTGAAGATAGACTCGTCTAACTGGAGTGCAGTAGCAGGCACCTATGGATATGTTGCACCAG AGCTTGCCTACACAATGAGAGTAACTGAAAAATGTGATGTGTATAGCTTTGGGGTCCTAACCCTTGAAGTAATCAAAGGCAGCCATCCTGGTGACTTCATTCCTCACCTTACATCGCCCACATCTGTGAACATCCAACTGAAAGACTTGATGGACCAACGACTTCCGTATCCTGGTCAGGAAGTTGAAGAGACTCTGGTATCAATTCTCAAGCTTGCAAGGGCCTGTCTGAATGTTGATCCTCAATCAAGGCCAACCATGCACATGATTTCTAGTCTTTTATCAATGGGTGCACAAGCACTGCCTAAGCATCTCCATGGTGACTTTCAGCTGTCTTAG
- the LOC113750699 gene encoding DELLA protein DWARF8-like — protein sequence MDTSPANYANSVPHISYLAEGKKESPFLPLTSLEFLKQHGTKLKRLREGNLNELSSDTLMDTPDHPALSTASLMKVAKVQLLKFNSQKIDVLSYVASRIGTQSGLHSEVPGDLELALLLQAAAEKVANQQYVQARKLLILCGCFASKSGSPVQRVVYCFAEALEKKIEQEWGIAPTEELIGKLRKPLDEMLAQVYMQPAMMTSQQEKPFTLFTEFTATESILNAVASAKRVHLIDFQINNGAHWTLIMQALAVRYECPLEHLKISAVGTCKQITEETGMWLPSFAETLNLPFSYKMVVSDLKDLREDYFALEFDEELAIYSDLRLWTQLVWRNHLKAPMGVIRKLKPRIVVAKEIIPHSKEIIPHSNYPIRYQSTNINFFSFGRRYLRSFSQL from the coding sequence ATGGATACAAGTCCAGCAAATTATGCAAATTCAGTACCACATATATCCTATCTAGCTGAAGGAAAGAAGGAAAGCCCGTTTCTGCCATTGACATCGCTGGAATTTCTGAAGCAACATGGTACCAAATTGAAGCGTTTGAGGGAAGGAAATCTCAATGAGCTGAGCTCTGATACGCTGATGGATACTCCTGACCATCCAGCTCTGTCAACTGCTAGCCTCATGAAGGTAGCAAAAGTGCAACTACTTAAGTTCAACTCCCAGAAGATTGATGTTCTTTCTTATGTGGCCAGTCGCATTGGAACTCAATCTGGTCTCCACTCTGAAGTTCCTGGAGACTTGGAACTTGCACTGCTACTTCAAGCTGCTGCCGAAAAGGTGGCCAATCAACAATATGTGCAAGCAAGGAAGTTGCTCATCTTGTGTGGTTGCTTTGCTTCTAAAAGTGGCAGTCCTGTCCAGAGAGTTGTGTATTGTTTCGCTGAAGCTCTTGAAAAGAAGATTGAACAAGAGTGGGGAATAGCTCCAACAGAGGAACTGATAGGGAAGCTAAGGAAGCCATTGGACGAGATGCTAGCCCAAGTATATATGCAACCTGCAATGATGACATCTCAACAGGAAAAACCCTTCACTCTTTTTACTGAGTTTACAGCAACAGAATCCATCTTGAATGCTGTAGCATCAGCAAAAAGGGTTCATCTGATAGATTTTCAAATTAATAATGGAGCACACTGGACACTGATTATGCAAGCTTTAGCTGTCAGATACGAATGCCCCCTTGAACATCTCAAGATATCTGCTGTTGGAACCTGTAAGCAGATAACGGAAGAGACTGGCATGTGGTTGCCATCTTTCGCTGAGACCCTCAATTTGCCTTTTTCATATAAGATGGTTGTTTCAGATCTGAAGGACCTCAGGGAAGATTATTTTGCGTTGGAATTTGATGAAGAGTTAGCTATTTATTCGGACTTGCGTCTGTGGACTCAACTAGTATGGCGCAATCACCTGAAAGCTCCAATGGGTGTAATCAGAAAACTCAAGCCAAGGATAGTGGTGGCCAAAGAAATCATCCCTCATTCTAAAGAAATCATTCCTCATTCTAATTATCCAATTCGTTATCAATCAACGAACATTAACTTCTTCTCTTTCGGACGGAGATATCTTCGCTCCTTCAGCCAAttgtag
- the LOC113750700 gene encoding DELLA protein GAI1-like, translating into MDTTLDENSVPQIYYLDEGKKESPFLPLTSLEFLKQHGTKLKRLREGNLNELSSDTPMDTSHHPALSTPSLMKAAKAQLFKFNSQKIDVLSYVSSHIGTLSGLRSEVPGDLELALLLQAAAEKVANQQYVQARKLLILCGCFASKSGSPVQRVVYCFAEALEKKIEQEWGIAPTEELVGKLRKPLDEMLAQVYMQPAMMTSQQETPFTLFTEFTATESILNAVVSAKRVHLIDFQINNGAHWTLIMQALAVRDECPFEHLKISAVGTSKKIMEETGKWLSSFAETLNLPFSYKMVVSDLKDLRENYFELEFDEELAIYSDMRLWTQLVWPNHLKALMGVIRKLKPRIVVVKEFEANTNAPNFPERFDAALLLFSAMFDCINSCMDHHVLYRKMTEEVIFPRMVQNIIVAEGMERFQRHEKIGFWRKLFAEFGMVETDLTRSSLCEASLFLRSSERLSSCTVDMDGKCLIMGWKGAPFQSLSAWKLQNEYKI; encoded by the coding sequence ATGGATACTACCCTAGATGAAAATTCAGTACCGCAAATCTATTATCTAGATGAAGGAAAGAAGGAAAGCCCGTTTCTGCCTTTGACATCGCTGGAATTTCTGAAGCAACATGGTACCAAATTGAAGCGTTTGAGGGAGGGAAATCTCAATGAGCTGAGCTCTGATACACCAATGGATACTTCTCACCATCCAGCTTTGTCAACCCCTAGCCTTATGAAGGCAGCAAAAGCGCAACTATTTAAGTTCAACTCCCAGAAGATCGATGTTCTTTCTTATGTGTCCAGTCACATTGGAACTCTATCTGGTCTCCGCTCTGAAGTTCCTGGAGACTTGGAACTTGCACTGCTACTCCAAGCTGCTGCCGAAAAGGTGGCCAATCAACAATATGTGCAAGCAAGGAAGTTGCTCATCTTGTGTGGTTGCTTTGCTTCTAAAAGCGGCAGTCCTGTCCAAAGAGTAGTGTATTGTTTCGCTGAAGCTCTTGAAAAGAAGATTGAACAAGAGTGGGGAATAGCTCCAACAGAGGAACTGGTAGGGAAGCTAAGGAAGCCATTGGATGAGATGCTAGCCCAAGTTTATATGCAACCTGCAATGATGACATCTCAACAGGAAACACCCTTCACTCTTTTTACTGAGTTTACAGCAACAGAATCCATCTTGAATGCTGTAGTATCAGCAAAAAGGGTTCATCTGATAGATTTTCAAATTAACAATGGCGCACACTGGACACTGATTATGCAAGCTTTAGCTGTCAGAGACGAATGTCCCTTTGAACATCTCAAGATATCGGCCGTTGGAACCTCTAAGAAGATAATGGAAGAGACTGGCAAGTGGTTGTCATCTTTCGCTGAGACCCTCAATTTGCCTTTTTCATATAAGATGGTTGTATCAGACCTGAAGGACCTCAGGGAAAATTATTTTGAGTTGGAATTTGATGAAGAGTTGGCTATTTACTCGGACATGCGTCTTTGGACTCAACTAGTATGGCCCAATCACTTGAAAGCTCTAATGGGTGTTATCAGAAAACTCAAGCCAAGAATAGTGGTGGTCAAAGAATTTGAGGCAAATACAAATGCACCAAATTTCCCCGAACGCTTTGATGCAGCACTTCTTTTATTCAGTGCAATGTTTGATTGTATCAACTCTTGCATGGATCATCACGTTTTGTATAGAAAGATGACTGAAGAAGTTATCTTTCCACGTATGGTTCAAAACATTATCGTGGCTGAGGGAATGGAGAGGTTTCAACGACATGAAAAAATCGGTTTTTGGAGGAAACTTTTCGCAGAGTTCGGAATGGTAGAAACAGACCTGACCCGCTCATCATTATGTGAAGCAAGCTTGTTCCTCAGAAGTTCTGAGCGCTTGAGTTCTTGTACTGTGGACATGGATGGGAAATGTCTGATCATGGGGTGGAAGGGTGCCCCATTTCAGTCTCTTTCAGCCTGGAAGTTGCAGAATGAGTACAAAATCTAG
- the LOC113748882 gene encoding protein GIGANTEA: MAASCERWIDGLQFSSLFWPPPHDAEQRKAQITAYVEYFGQFTSEAFPEDIAELIRNRYPSEENRLFDDVLATFVLHHPEHGHAVILPIISCIIDGLLEYDKNCPPFASFISLVCPSSENEYSEQWALACGEILRILTHYNRPVYKVENNDSDADRNNSGKHVSTSKYADGEPSLSSSQHDRKPLRPLSPWITDILLAAPLGIRSDYFRWCGGVMGKYAAGELKPPSTVSSRGSGKHPQLMPSTPRWAVANGAGVILSVCDEEVARYETATLTAAAVPALLLPPPTTAMDEHLVAGLPALEPYARLFHRYYAIASPSATQRLLLGLLEAPPSWAPDALDAAVQLVELLRAAEEYASGMRLPRNWMHLHFLRAIGIAMSMRAGIAADAAAALLFRVLSQPALLFPPLRQVEGIEVQHGPTVGYISRERKQKKIPGAEATVEATAQGIASMLCAHGPEVEWRICTIWEAAYGLIPLSSSAVDLPEIIVATPLQPPILSWNLYIPLLKVLEYLPRGSPSETCLMKIFVATVEAILQRTFPPESSREQIRKTRYVFGSASKNLAVAELRTMVHSLFLESCASVELASRLLFVVLTVCVSHEAQPKGNKRAKGEDYVPSDEVGEDLQVANGKHIEVRTKKMKKQGPVAAFDSYVLAAVCALSCELQLFPLLSRGTNHSDPKNIQDVAKPAKISELSSELKGSVDSAVCHTRRILAILEALFSLKPSSVGTSWSYSSNEIVAAAMVAAHVSDLFRRSKACMHGLSILMRCKWDNEIHSRASSLFNLIDIHSKAVASIVNKAEPLEAHLIHAPLWKETSSCFHGKEYSKCSSCSCSKPGEASTQQCMELPHSKVSLKLKDTQCKDVAKCMAGKGIASFPTDASDLANFLTMDRHIGFSCSAQVLLRSVLAEKQELCFSVVSLLWHKLIASPEIQPSAESTSAQQGWRQVVDALCNVVAASPAKAATAVVLQAERELQPWIAKDDDLGQKMWRINQRIVKVIVELMRNHDTPESLVILSSASDLLLRATDGMLVDGEACTLPQLELLETTARAVQPVLEWGESGLAVADGLLNLLKCRLPATVRCLSHPSAHVRALSTSVLRAILYAGSLKASGKKVDKNGIHGPAYQYLSVGNVNWQTDIEKCLTWEAHSLLATGMPTQFLSTAAKELGCTISI; the protein is encoded by the exons ATGGCTGCTTCATGCGAGAGGTGGATAGATGGGCTTCAGTTCTCCTCATTGTTTTGGCCTCCGCCACATGATGCAGAGCAAAGGAAG GCTCAAATTACTGCTTATGTTGAGTACTTTGGTCAGTTTACATCGGAAGCATTTCCTGAGGATATAGCGGAG TTGATCCGGAATCGATATCCATCTGAAGAAAATCGACTTTTTGATGATGTACTAG CAACTTTTGTACTTCACCATCCGGAGCATGGGCATGCTGTCATTCTTCCAATTATATCATGCATTATCGATGGTTTGCTGGAGTATGATAAGAATTGCCCTCCTTTTGCTTCTTTCATTTCCCTGGTCTGCCCAAGCAGTGAG AATGAGTACTCTGAACAATGGGCTCTTGCATGTGGAGAGATTTTGCGAATCCTAACTCATTATAACCGTCCAGTTTACAAGGTTGAGAATAATGACAGTGATGCAGATAGAAACAACAGTGGCAAACATGTTTCCACTAGCAAATATGCAGATGGAGAACCGAGCTTATCTTCTTCACAACATGACAGGAAACCCCTGAGGCCATTGTCTCCCTGGATTACTGATATATTGCTTGCTGCTCCCTTAGGTATCAGAAGTGACTACTTCCGTTG GTGTGGTGGTGTTATGGGGAAATATGCAGCTGGAGAACTCAAGCCACCTTCAACAG TTTCTTCTCGTGGATCTGGAAAGCATCCCCAACTAATGCCATCAACCCCGAGGTGGGCAGTTGCTAATGGTGCTGGTGTTATATTAAGTGTCTGTGATGAGGAAGTAGCTCGTTATGAGACTGCTACCTTAACTGCTGCTGCTGTTCCTGCACTTCTGCTTCCACCCCCTACAACAGCAATGGATGAACATCTTGTTGCTGGGCTTCCAGCTCTTGAGCCTTATGCACGACTCTTTCATAG GTATTATGCCATTGCTAGTCCAAGTGCAACGCAGAGACTTCTACTTGGACTTTTGGAAGCTCCTCCATCATGGGCCCCAGATGCACTCGATGCTGCTGTTCAGCTAGTGGAACTGTTACGGGCAGCAGAGGAATATGCATCTGGAATGAGG CTACCAAGGAATTGGATGCATTTGCATTTCCTACGTGCAATTGGGATTGCAATGTCAATGAGAGCAGGAATTGCTGCAGATGCTGCTGCTGCTTTACTCTTCCGAGTACTTTCACAGCCTGCTTTACTCTTCCCACCACTACGACAAGTTGAAGGGATAGAAGTGCAACATGGGCCTACTGTTGGCTACATTTCACGTGAAAGAAAGCAG AAAAAAATACCTGGAGCAGAAGCCACTGTCGAAGCAACTGCCCAAGGCATTGCATCAATGCTTTGTGCCCATGGTCCTGAGGTTGAATGGAGGATATGTACCATATGGGAAGCTGCATATGGCTTGATACCATTAAGTTCTTCTGCTGTTGATCTTCCTGAAATTATAGTTGCAACACCTCTGCAGCCTCCCATTTTGTCATGGAACTTGTACATACCCTTGCTTAAAGTTCTTGAGTATCTTCCACGTGGTAGTCCTTCTGAAACCTGtctcatgaaaatatttgtTGCTACTGTTGAAGCAATTCTCCAGAGAACATTTCCACCTGAGTCATCAAGGGAACAAATTAGAAAAACAAGATATGTGTTTGGCTCTGCCTCTAAAAATCTTGCAGTGGCAGAGCTTCGCACAATGGTACATTCACTATTTCTGGAGTCATGTGCATCTGTAGAACTTGCCTCTCGCCTTCTGTTTGTAGTTTTGACAGTATGTGTCAGTCATGAAGCTCAACCGAAGGGTAACAAGAGAGCAAAGGGTGAAGATTACGTTCCTTCTGACGAAGTTGGTGAAGATTTGCAAGTGGCCAATGGAAAGCATATAGAAGTACGAACAAAGAAGATGAAAAAACAAGGACCCGTTGCCGCATTTGATTCTTATGTCCTTGCTGCTGTATGTGCTCTATCATGCGAACTTCAACTCTTCCCTCTGCTTTCCAGAGGGACTAATCATTCAGACCCTAAGAACATACAGGATGTGGCTAAGCCTGCAAAAATAAGTGAACTATCCAGTGAGTTAAAAGGTAGTGTTGACTCTGCAGTTTGTCATACCCGTAGGATATTGGCAATTCTTGAGGCACTTTTCTCTCTGAAACCATCTTCTGTTGGCACCTCTTGGAGTTATAGCTCAAATGAGATTGTTGCTGCTGCAATGGTTGCAGCTCATGTTTCTGATCTGTTTAGGAGGTCAAAGGCTTGCATGCATGGTCTTTCAATCTTGATGAGATGCAAGTGGGACAATGAAATACACTCCAGGGCATCTTCACTTTTTAACCTCATAGATATCCACAGCAAAGCTGTTGCATCCATTGTAAACAAGGCTGAACCATTGGAAGCACATCTAATACATGCGCCACTGTGGAAGGAAACTTCGTCATGTTTCCATGGAAAAGAATACAGTAAGTGCTCAAGCTGTAGCTGTTCAAAACCTGGGGAGGCATCCACTCAACAATGCATGGAGTTGCCTCATTCAAAAGTTTCACTTAAGCTTAAGGATACCCAGTGTAAAGATGTTGCCAAGTGTATGGCAGGCAAAGGAATTGCTAGTTTTCCAACAGATGCCTCTGACTTGGCCAACTTTCTGACAATGGACAGGCACATAGGATTCAGTTGTAGTGCCCAAGTTCTTTTGAGGTCAGTACTAGCTGAAAAGCAAGAACTGTGTTTTTCGGTTGTTTCATTGCTCTGGCACAAATTGATTGCATCACCTGAAATACAACCAAGTGCAGAAAGCACTTCTGCCCAACAAGGATGGAGGCAG GTTGTTGATGCATTATGCAATGTGGTAGCAGCTTCACCAGCAAAAGCTGCAACAGCAGTTGTTCTCCAG GCGGAGAGGGAACTGCAACCGTGGATTGCCAAAGATGATGATCTTGGTCAGAAGATGTGGAGGATCAATCAACGCATTGTAAAAGTGATTGTGGAGCTAATGAGAAATCATGATACTCCTGAATCATTGGTAATTCTATCCAGTGCTTCAGACCTCCTGTTACGCGCCACAGATGGGATGCTCGTTGATGGAGAAGCATGCACTTTACCGCAACTGGAG CTCCTCGAAACAACTGCTAGAGCGGTCCAACCTGTACTCGAGTGGGGAGAATCCGGATTGGCTGTGGCCGATGGCCTTTTGAACCTATTGAAG TGCCGATTACCAGCGACAGTGCGCTGTCTCTCTCATCCAAGCGCTCATGTTCGGGCTCTTAGCACATCAGTTCTTCGTGCAATTCTGTATGCTGGTTCACTAAAAGCTAGTGGGAAAAAAGTGGACAAAAATGGCATTCATGGCCCTGCTTATCAGTACTTAAGTGTAGGCAATGTCAACTGGCAAACTGATATTGAGAAGTGTTTAACATGGGAAGCTCATAGCTTACTTGCAACTGGAATGCCTACTCAGTTTCTTAGTACTGCTGCCAAAGAATTAGGCTGTACCATATCCATCTGA
- the LOC113750701 gene encoding zinc finger protein CONSTANS-LIKE 15-like, which translates to MVHSANALSRKHLRSQICDNCASEPVSVRCATDNLALYQDCDWDAHATSAVSAAHDRIPLDPFSGCPSAIELASAWGLELQDKKPSQPPNWFDVAPAAPTAGGFLDSSWTLPKEVSVSPSVLLQDLMVPTDNNNPSSAVIFSNCGPDLMKKHTSPSCGKQRLVIMKQLMGLLERDTWVLDY; encoded by the exons ATGG TCCACTCCGCCAACGCCCTCTCCCGCAAGCACCTCCGCTCCCAGATCTGCGACAACTGTGCCTCCGAGCCCGTCTCCGTCCGCTGCGCCACCGACAACCTCGCCCTCTACCAGGACTGCGACTGGGATGCCCACGCCACCTCTGCCGTCTCCGCCGCCCACGATCGCATCCCTCTTGACCCCTTTTCTGGCTGCCCTTCTGCCATTGAGCTTGCCTCCGCTTGGGGTCTCGAACTTCAGGATAAAAAGCCCTCCCAACCCCCCAATTGGTTTGACGTGGCTCCCGCTGCCCCTACTGCAGGTGGGTTTCTGGACTCGTCCTGGACGCTGCCCAAGGAAGTTTCTGTTTCCCCTTCGGTTCTGTTGCAGGACTTGATGGTCCCCACTGATAATAACAATCCTTCTTCTGCTGTTATCTTTTCCAATTGCGGCCCCGATTTGATGAAGAAGCATACTTCCCCTAGCTGTGGGAAGCAGAGGCTGGTGATTATGAAGCAGTTGATGGGGTTGCTTGAGAGGGATACGTGGGTATTAGACTATTAG